The following coding sequences lie in one Propionispora hippei DSM 15287 genomic window:
- a CDS encoding peptidase U32 family protein encodes MLLQPSSVEVLAPAGTWDVLEAAIAAGADAVYLGGKRFNMRLHRTDANFDDDMLRKAVDYAHKHQVRLHITVNNLISTDEVDAMRSYLQFLNEIQPDALIVQDLAVLSLAREVNLTVPLHASVMMNTHNEYAVRLLQQYGVSRVVANREMSLPQLTLLKERTGIEVEYFVHGDMCIAHSGQCTHSGVLFGQSSNRGRCLKPCRWPYQIIDADTSAALQGADNPGPYKLALKDMCMYRNLPELIQSGVCSFKIEGRMRTADFVTKIVNIYRRAIDNYMSDPTGYVTNEEDWQELYDSRARDFSTCYAFGNPGPQSIGYTGEREPRFFSQAVKEAGIPAAKLLENITYQPTSSLPQLTVRVADLDGLTKACQQGANIVYAGGEAFYPAKPWTLSDFEEALAITLKYGAQLVVTTPRITTERECAELSHLFTQLDKLRPQGIMVSNPGSLLLAKETTSLPLYADVSLNLFNHYTAKLLNEQRVVQAAISPEAAYAQVATLAAASFLPLELIVHGSQEAMVMDHDMSATLAQASDRYALLDSSGERHLIRRDQYNRHHILFAKDLCLLPYLPGLSQLHSLRIEGQHYQPEQLGEITAIYRQELDKLQKQKENYRYDEAVLARLAAQSPRELGIGAFRYRKSR; translated from the coding sequence ATGTTATTACAACCAAGCAGTGTAGAAGTATTAGCCCCCGCAGGTACCTGGGACGTACTGGAAGCCGCTATTGCCGCCGGCGCCGATGCCGTCTATCTTGGTGGCAAACGTTTTAATATGCGCCTGCATCGCACCGATGCCAACTTCGATGACGATATGTTGAGAAAAGCGGTCGACTATGCCCATAAACATCAGGTGCGCCTGCACATTACCGTAAATAACCTGATCAGTACCGATGAAGTGGATGCCATGCGTTCCTATCTCCAATTTTTAAATGAAATACAACCTGACGCGTTAATTGTGCAAGATCTGGCTGTTCTGTCACTGGCCCGAGAAGTCAATCTGACTGTGCCGTTGCACGCTTCCGTTATGATGAACACCCACAACGAATATGCCGTCCGTCTGCTGCAGCAGTACGGTGTTAGCCGTGTCGTCGCCAATCGCGAGATGTCACTGCCCCAGCTTACGTTGTTAAAAGAACGGACCGGCATTGAAGTCGAATATTTTGTTCACGGCGATATGTGCATAGCTCATAGCGGCCAATGCACCCATTCCGGCGTATTGTTTGGCCAAAGCTCCAACCGGGGCCGTTGTTTAAAACCCTGCCGCTGGCCTTATCAAATTATCGATGCTGACACCTCTGCCGCTTTGCAGGGAGCCGACAATCCAGGGCCCTATAAACTGGCACTGAAAGACATGTGCATGTATCGCAATCTGCCCGAACTTATCCAATCCGGCGTTTGTTCTTTTAAAATCGAAGGACGTATGCGCACAGCCGATTTTGTAACCAAAATTGTCAATATCTATCGCCGTGCTATTGATAACTATATGTCTGATCCTACCGGTTACGTAACCAATGAAGAAGATTGGCAGGAGCTTTATGACAGCCGGGCCCGTGATTTTTCGACCTGTTATGCCTTCGGCAATCCCGGTCCCCAGTCCATCGGCTATACAGGCGAACGGGAACCGCGCTTTTTCAGCCAGGCCGTAAAAGAAGCCGGCATCCCCGCCGCCAAGCTGCTAGAAAATATAACCTACCAGCCGACGTCTTCCCTTCCGCAGCTAACCGTACGCGTGGCCGATCTGGATGGTCTGACTAAGGCTTGCCAGCAAGGAGCCAATATCGTTTATGCCGGCGGTGAAGCCTTTTACCCGGCCAAGCCCTGGACACTCAGCGATTTTGAAGAGGCGCTGGCCATTACTCTTAAGTATGGTGCTCAACTGGTAGTCACAACGCCACGAATTACTACTGAACGGGAATGCGCTGAGCTTTCCCATCTGTTTACCCAACTGGACAAACTACGGCCTCAGGGAATCATGGTCAGCAATCCCGGCTCACTCCTTCTGGCCAAAGAAACAACCTCGCTGCCACTCTATGCGGATGTTTCCCTTAATCTCTTTAATCATTACACTGCAAAGCTGCTCAACGAGCAGCGAGTAGTCCAGGCAGCAATTTCCCCGGAAGCAGCCTATGCCCAGGTAGCAACGTTGGCTGCCGCCAGTTTTCTCCCGTTGGAGTTGATCGTTCACGGCAGTCAGGAAGCGATGGTTATGGACCATGACATGTCGGCAACCCTTGCGCAGGCTTCTGACCGCTATGCATTGCTGGACAGTTCCGGTGAACGCCACCTGATTCGCCGTGATCAATACAATCGTCATCATATTTTATTTGCCAAGGACCTTTGCCTGCTACCCTATTTGCCGGGCCTCTCCCAGCTTCACAGTCTGCGAATTGAAGGTCAGCACTACCAACCGGAACAGCTTGGCGAAATTACCGCTATCTATCGTCAAGAACTGGATAAATTGCAAAAGCAAAAAGAAAATTATCGTTATGACGAAGCTGTTTTAGCCCGGCTTGCCGCGCAAAGCCCCCGGGAATTGGGCATTGGCGCCTTCCGTTATCGTAAATCGCGCTGA
- a CDS encoding aspartate aminotransferase family protein: protein MNKPIGVQEVLRKKRDYLIPCVYHFYENPMQLVRGQMQYLFDEQGKQYLDCFAGVSVMNCGHCNPAITDAIVKQVTTLQHTCTIYLTETIVNLAEKLAQIVPGRLQKSFFCASGSEANEGAALLASIYTGKHEFISLRQGLHGRTKLGMSLTGLSLWRTDTAPVGGISFAPNAYCYRCPMNKCYPECDLACANEVEAVVKTATSGQVAAMFAEPIQGNGGMITPPPGYFKRIKEILQQYGILLIVDEVQTGFGRTGKMFAIEHYATEPDIMTVAKALGNGTPVGAFIATPAIADTYTRPGASTLGGNPVTSAAALATLDYITTNKLVTRAETLGNQLKAGLLELQEKYPVIGDVRGLGLMLGAEIVHADKSPAPQKVDYILEKLKDNGFLIGKNGPNRNVLAFQPPLVITRENIDDLLTNLESTLKTVSN from the coding sequence GTGAATAAACCTATCGGCGTACAAGAAGTACTCAGAAAAAAACGTGACTATCTAATCCCCTGTGTATATCATTTTTACGAAAATCCGATGCAATTAGTACGGGGCCAAATGCAGTATCTGTTCGACGAACAGGGGAAACAGTACCTGGACTGCTTTGCCGGCGTATCGGTTATGAACTGCGGTCATTGCAATCCGGCCATCACCGATGCTATTGTAAAACAAGTAACCACACTACAACATACCTGCACCATCTACCTGACAGAAACCATTGTCAATTTAGCGGAAAAGCTGGCGCAAATTGTTCCCGGCCGCCTGCAAAAATCCTTCTTCTGCGCCAGCGGCAGTGAAGCAAATGAAGGAGCAGCCTTACTTGCCTCCATTTATACCGGCAAACATGAATTTATCAGTTTGCGGCAAGGACTCCACGGCCGTACCAAACTGGGAATGAGTCTGACCGGACTTAGCCTTTGGCGGACCGATACCGCACCGGTTGGCGGTATCAGCTTCGCACCAAATGCCTATTGTTACCGCTGTCCCATGAACAAATGCTATCCCGAATGTGACCTGGCTTGCGCCAACGAGGTGGAAGCTGTCGTAAAAACAGCCACTTCCGGTCAAGTAGCCGCCATGTTTGCCGAACCAATACAAGGAAACGGCGGTATGATCACACCGCCGCCAGGCTATTTTAAGCGTATAAAGGAAATCTTACAGCAATACGGAATTTTATTAATCGTTGATGAAGTCCAGACCGGCTTTGGCCGTACAGGCAAAATGTTTGCCATAGAGCATTATGCTACGGAACCGGATATTATGACTGTCGCCAAGGCATTAGGCAACGGTACGCCGGTGGGAGCCTTCATCGCCACACCGGCTATTGCCGATACCTACACCCGGCCAGGTGCCTCTACGTTGGGTGGAAATCCGGTCACTTCGGCAGCCGCGCTGGCCACGCTGGACTATATTACAACAAACAAGCTGGTCACCAGGGCCGAAACACTGGGCAACCAGCTAAAAGCAGGCTTACTGGAGCTGCAGGAAAAATATCCGGTCATTGGCGATGTCCGCGGTTTGGGCCTTATGCTTGGTGCGGAAATTGTGCATGCCGACAAATCACCGGCACCACAGAAGGTGGATTATATTTTGGAAAAATTAAAGGATAATGGCTTCCTGATCGGGAAAAACGGTCCTAATCGTAACGTGCTCGCCTTCCAGCCGCCACTGGTCATCACCCGGGAAAATATTGACGATTTATTGACAAATCTAGAAAGTACACTTAAAACTGTCAGTAACTAA
- a CDS encoding cell division protein SepF encodes MAHSLIDKITNFLMPVDEFQQPEESIPAGNKVEFTVHSPAELKVLVTIPRQYQDALVCADRLKANHAVIVNLQLLDARLQQSISDFLNGVCYVTGGSVEKVSDFILIYVPAKVGVSKELYAYSVPTYIKARNDKVFNL; translated from the coding sequence GTGGCTCATAGTTTGATCGATAAAATAACAAACTTTTTGATGCCTGTAGATGAATTTCAACAGCCGGAAGAGTCAATTCCAGCAGGTAATAAAGTTGAATTTACCGTGCATAGTCCGGCCGAGTTAAAGGTACTAGTAACAATACCACGCCAATATCAGGATGCTTTAGTTTGCGCCGACCGGCTAAAGGCCAATCATGCGGTCATTGTGAATCTGCAACTGTTGGATGCCAGGCTGCAGCAGTCGATTAGTGATTTTTTAAATGGTGTTTGCTATGTGACTGGAGGGAGCGTTGAGAAAGTTTCCGACTTTATTTTGATATATGTTCCGGCGAAGGTCGGGGTTAGTAAAGAGCTATATGCCTATTCGGTTCCCACGTACATAAAGGCTCGAAATGATAAGGTTTTTAATTTATAA
- the typA gene encoding translational GTPase TypA, with the protein MKRQDLRNIAIIAHVDHGKTTLVDAMLRQSGVFRSNEQVVERVMDSNDLERERGITILAKNTSVMYEGVKINIVDTPGHADFGGEVERVLNMVDGVLLLVDAFEGPMPQTKYVLRKALEQKLKPIVVINKIDRPDERVADVVDEVLELFIELDADDEQLDFPVIYAAARDGIAKTTMEDESSNLEPLFKLLIEAIPAPVGEAEGPLQIMVTTLDYDEYVGRVAIGRVMRGRVVNGQAVAVLNGDTVTKARIGRLYTYEGLKRTEVKETGLGDIVAITGLESVNIGDTIADAENPEALPTINIDEPTLAMVFSVNNSPFAGREGQFVTSRHLRDRLFKEVETNVSLRVKETDTPDAFEVSGRGELHLSILIETMRREGYEFQVGKPEVIFKTINGQSCEPMEFLTIDVPQEYMGAVMESLGTRKAELVNMIELAGYLRMEFIIPARGLIGFRSEFLTNTKGNGIMHHIFNGYAPYKGDIPGRTRGALVAFENGETTAYGIHSVQDRGVMFVVPGQAVYQGMIIGENTRDMDMDVNPCKKKHVTNMRSSASDEALRLVSPRILSLEQALEYINKDELVEVTPKSIRLRKSVLDRQMRGRDRKNSQG; encoded by the coding sequence ATGAAACGACAGGATTTACGGAATATAGCAATTATTGCACACGTTGACCATGGTAAAACTACGTTAGTGGATGCTATGCTTCGGCAAAGCGGTGTGTTTCGCTCCAACGAACAAGTGGTGGAAAGAGTTATGGACTCCAACGATCTGGAACGGGAGCGGGGCATCACTATATTAGCAAAAAATACATCGGTTATGTATGAAGGAGTTAAGATCAACATTGTGGATACGCCGGGCCATGCCGATTTTGGTGGTGAAGTGGAACGGGTTCTAAATATGGTAGATGGTGTTTTGCTTCTGGTGGATGCATTCGAGGGTCCTATGCCTCAGACAAAGTATGTTTTGCGCAAAGCCTTGGAACAAAAACTGAAGCCGATAGTGGTTATTAATAAAATAGACCGTCCTGATGAACGGGTGGCCGATGTTGTAGACGAAGTCCTGGAGCTGTTTATCGAATTGGATGCCGATGATGAGCAATTGGATTTCCCGGTTATTTACGCCGCAGCCCGCGACGGAATTGCCAAGACGACCATGGAGGATGAGAGCAGCAACTTAGAGCCTTTGTTTAAACTGCTGATTGAAGCCATTCCAGCTCCGGTTGGTGAAGCGGAAGGTCCTTTACAGATTATGGTTACCACGTTAGACTATGATGAGTATGTGGGCCGTGTCGCCATCGGCCGGGTTATGCGCGGCAGGGTAGTTAATGGACAAGCTGTAGCGGTACTTAACGGCGATACTGTGACTAAGGCGCGAATTGGCCGTTTATATACCTATGAAGGTTTAAAAAGGACGGAAGTAAAAGAAACAGGTTTGGGCGATATTGTAGCTATTACGGGTCTGGAAAGTGTTAACATTGGTGATACTATTGCGGATGCGGAAAATCCGGAAGCTTTGCCGACGATTAACATTGATGAACCTACCTTGGCGATGGTGTTTTCTGTAAATAACAGTCCGTTTGCCGGTCGCGAAGGACAATTTGTGACGTCGCGCCATTTAAGAGACCGTTTGTTCAAAGAAGTGGAAACCAACGTAAGCCTTAGAGTAAAAGAAACCGATACGCCTGATGCTTTTGAAGTGTCGGGACGGGGCGAGCTGCATCTTTCCATTTTGATTGAAACTATGCGCCGGGAAGGCTATGAGTTTCAGGTTGGTAAGCCAGAGGTTATTTTTAAGACGATTAACGGACAATCCTGTGAACCGATGGAATTTTTGACGATTGATGTCCCTCAAGAATATATGGGGGCCGTTATGGAATCGCTGGGAACCCGTAAAGCGGAGCTTGTTAATATGATTGAATTAGCCGGCTACTTGCGCATGGAGTTTATCATTCCGGCGCGGGGACTCATTGGTTTCCGTTCCGAGTTTTTAACCAATACCAAGGGCAATGGCATCATGCATCACATTTTTAACGGCTATGCTCCTTATAAAGGCGATATTCCGGGCCGTACGCGAGGCGCATTAGTAGCTTTTGAAAATGGTGAAACAACTGCTTACGGGATCCATAGCGTACAGGATCGCGGCGTTATGTTTGTCGTCCCCGGTCAGGCTGTTTATCAAGGCATGATTATTGGAGAAAACACCAGAGATATGGATATGGATGTAAATCCCTGCAAGAAAAAGCATGTTACCAATATGCGCTCGAGTGCTTCCGATGAAGCCTTGCGTTTGGTATCACCTCGCATATTAAGCCTGGAACAGGCCCTTGAATACATTAACAAAGATGAATTGGTAGAAGTAACACCGAAAAGCATTCGCTTAAGAAAGAGTGTTCTTGACAGGCAAATGCGAGGTCGCGATAGAAAAAACTCACAGGGCTAA
- a CDS encoding MBL fold metallo-hydrolase RNA specificity domain-containing protein → MRLTFLGAARIVTGSSYLLEVAERKVLIDCGMFQGSKAVRSLNYRPFPYNPAEIDCVLLTHAHIDHSGLIPRLCKDGFKGKIHATKVTAELCGIMLPDSGHIQEFDAEIANRKGKRAGKKPVEVLYTVEDAYACLKQFSYVDYNTDLFLSPEIRVRYREAGHILGSSLLEVWVTENQKTVKIVFSGDLGQPDQPIIKDPVYITEADYILTETTYGNRLHETYDKEEALAAVINSTFNRGGNVIIPSFAVGRTQTLLYYLHKLFKAKRIPDIPVIIDSPLAISATDVFMKNVQEYDSEAYDLLFKEHDDPLHMPQLTFTKTAEESKALNNMEQPAIIISASGMADAGRILHHLKHNLWRPESSVLFVGYQAQDSLGRRLIEGVKRVKILGEEISVRAEIHNMDGFSAHADRSQLLDWLEHFTGKPANIFLVHGESDMSEPFAKLVEEQLGVSTYIPSYGETAVFDGRQWQMEPSTLAGMDPAVKQLQDSLLVIETELAEYRKKLEQLMLTDTAKAKEAMNQFKKLSGDLKKVISGQ, encoded by the coding sequence ATGAGATTAACCTTTCTGGGTGCAGCTCGAATCGTAACAGGTTCATCGTATCTTTTAGAGGTAGCGGAGCGCAAGGTCCTGATTGATTGTGGCATGTTTCAGGGTTCGAAAGCCGTTCGGTCGTTAAATTATCGTCCGTTTCCTTATAACCCGGCGGAGATTGACTGTGTGTTATTAACCCATGCGCACATTGATCACAGTGGTTTAATTCCCCGACTGTGCAAGGATGGTTTTAAAGGCAAGATTCATGCAACCAAAGTTACGGCCGAACTATGTGGGATTATGCTGCCCGACAGCGGCCATATACAAGAGTTTGACGCGGAAATTGCCAATCGCAAAGGAAAACGTGCCGGCAAAAAACCGGTAGAAGTTCTTTACACGGTAGAAGATGCCTACGCCTGTTTAAAACAATTCTCTTATGTTGATTATAATACAGATCTTTTCCTTTCACCGGAGATTCGGGTCCGTTACCGGGAGGCCGGTCATATTTTAGGGTCTTCGCTTTTGGAAGTGTGGGTGACTGAAAATCAGAAAACTGTCAAGATCGTATTTTCCGGCGATTTAGGACAGCCGGATCAGCCGATTATCAAAGATCCCGTATATATAACGGAGGCCGATTATATTTTGACGGAAACAACCTATGGTAACCGGCTACATGAGACATATGACAAAGAGGAGGCGCTGGCTGCGGTAATCAACAGCACCTTTAATCGTGGCGGCAATGTCATCATTCCTTCTTTTGCTGTGGGCCGGACCCAGACGCTGCTCTATTATCTGCATAAACTGTTTAAAGCCAAGCGGATACCGGATATTCCGGTCATTATCGATAGCCCGCTGGCTATCTCTGCTACCGATGTGTTTATGAAAAATGTTCAGGAATATGATAGTGAGGCCTATGATTTACTTTTCAAAGAGCATGATGATCCTTTGCATATGCCACAGCTGACTTTTACGAAAACGGCGGAGGAATCGAAGGCACTTAACAACATGGAACAGCCCGCCATTATCATCTCAGCCAGCGGAATGGCCGATGCGGGGCGAATTTTACATCACCTGAAGCACAATTTGTGGCGGCCCGAGTCCAGCGTATTATTTGTGGGCTATCAAGCACAGGACAGTCTAGGTCGCCGGTTGATTGAAGGCGTGAAAAGAGTAAAAATTTTAGGTGAAGAGATCAGTGTCCGGGCGGAAATTCACAATATGGATGGTTTCTCAGCTCATGCCGACCGCAGTCAGTTATTAGATTGGCTGGAGCATTTTACCGGTAAACCGGCTAATATTTTCCTTGTCCATGGTGAATCGGATATGTCCGAACCTTTCGCTAAACTGGTGGAAGAGCAATTGGGGGTAAGCACCTATATACCTAGCTATGGTGAAACGGCTGTATTTGACGGGCGGCAATGGCAAATGGAACCGTCTACACTTGCCGGTATGGATCCGGCGGTTAAACAGTTGCAGGATTCGCTGCTTGTAATTGAGACTGAATTGGCAGAATACCGTAAAAAGCTGGAACAGCTCATGCTTACCGATACTGCTAAGGCTAAAGAGGCAATGAATCAATTCAAAAAACTGTCCGGTGATTTGAAAAAAGTGATCTCTGGACAATAG
- the murB gene encoding UDP-N-acetylmuramate dehydrogenase has protein sequence MKKDNCNEFLKKLQEVVKEEHLLLQEPMANHTTFRIGGPADYLFLPGSEQEIMAVLKLTQQFTVPVTVIGNGSNMLVRDKGIRGLVLKLGENMSYVRRQGSCLIAGAGTILGDVSRYAENQHLAGMEFAVGIPGSIGGAVFMNAGAYDGEMSQIVAAVSAVCPDGTAKRFTRDMLDFGYRHSIFQDNHCIIYEVEVQLLLGQQRNINQRMCDFTQRRESKQPIELPSAGSTFKRPPGYFAGTLIEQAGLKGLRVGGAQVSEKHAGFIINAGGATARDVLALIEEVQQRVYEYAGVMLHPEVRIIGEE, from the coding sequence TTGAAAAAAGATAACTGTAATGAGTTTTTAAAAAAATTACAAGAGGTTGTAAAAGAGGAACATTTGCTGTTGCAGGAGCCGATGGCCAATCATACGACTTTTCGTATTGGCGGACCGGCTGATTATCTTTTTCTGCCTGGTTCAGAGCAGGAAATTATGGCCGTGTTAAAGCTGACACAGCAATTCACAGTGCCGGTTACGGTGATTGGCAATGGTTCCAATATGTTAGTGCGGGACAAGGGGATTAGAGGCTTGGTGCTGAAACTGGGCGAAAATATGAGCTATGTAAGAAGGCAGGGAAGCTGTCTTATCGCCGGTGCCGGTACTATTTTGGGTGATGTATCCCGTTACGCGGAGAATCAGCATCTGGCAGGGATGGAATTTGCGGTGGGAATCCCGGGCAGCATTGGCGGCGCTGTGTTTATGAATGCCGGAGCGTATGATGGTGAAATGAGCCAAATTGTGGCGGCTGTGTCTGCCGTCTGCCCGGATGGGACAGCTAAACGCTTCACCCGTGATATGCTTGATTTTGGATACCGGCATAGTATTTTTCAGGATAATCATTGCATCATTTATGAAGTGGAAGTGCAACTTTTACTTGGACAACAGCGAAACATCAATCAAAGAATGTGTGATTTTACACAGCGCCGCGAAAGCAAGCAACCGATAGAATTGCCCAGTGCTGGCAGTACTTTTAAACGTCCGCCGGGATATTTTGCCGGTACCTTGATTGAGCAGGCGGGATTAAAAGGGCTGCGGGTAGGCGGAGCTCAGGTTTCCGAAAAACATGCCGGTTTTATTATTAATGCCGGCGGCGCCACAGCCCGTGATGTCCTGGCCTTGATCGAAGAAGTACAGCAACGGGTATATGAGTATGCGGGAGTTATGCTTCATCCGGAAGTGCGGATTATTGGGGAAGAATGA
- a CDS encoding YlbF family regulator, which produces MSIYDKAHDLADALKHSTEYREFMTVKQAIDTDEQAKKMIQEFIAKQMELEFEIMSGKPEDKNKTAQLHKMYEVLALNTKARDFLQAYMRFQRMMGDVYKIIGDATAEGLDFIEKR; this is translated from the coding sequence ATGAGCATATATGATAAAGCCCATGATTTAGCCGATGCCTTGAAACATTCGACGGAATATCGTGAGTTTATGACGGTTAAACAAGCCATAGATACGGATGAACAGGCAAAGAAGATGATCCAGGAATTCATCGCCAAGCAGATGGAACTGGAATTTGAAATTATGTCGGGAAAACCGGAAGACAAAAATAAAACGGCTCAGTTGCATAAAATGTATGAAGTCCTGGCACTGAATACCAAGGCCCGTGACTTTTTACAGGCCTATATGCGGTTTCAGCGCATGATGGGAGATGTTTATAAAATTATTGGAGATGCAACTGCTGAAGGGCTGGATTTTATTGAAAAAAGATAA
- a CDS encoding TIM barrel protein, producing the protein MSYALFGSAGNPDAFYHSGHKASVEMPPWLAEHGLTAYEYQCSRGARVKEATARAIGQTAMEHGIRLSIHAPYYISLATNDAQISANTVQHFIRSLRVAHWLGADRIVFHMGGCGKESRETALEKAKTSFAAVLNEVEKEGLSGIYLAPETMGKQNQLGNLEEVLALCRMSPWVIPAVDFGHLHAVSAGGYTRKEEYAAVFDRISEELGAEIAKHLHIHFSKIEFTKAGEKRHWTFADPFGPPHEPLLELCAERGYTPRIICESAGTQAADARQMQEMYFRLLGLGNR; encoded by the coding sequence ATGTCTTACGCATTATTTGGCTCGGCTGGCAATCCGGATGCATTCTATCATTCCGGGCATAAAGCCTCGGTGGAGATGCCGCCCTGGCTGGCAGAACACGGGCTTACCGCCTACGAATATCAGTGCAGCCGTGGTGCACGCGTAAAGGAAGCAACGGCCCGTGCCATAGGGCAAACAGCTATGGAACATGGCATACGGCTTAGTATACATGCCCCCTATTATATCAGTCTGGCCACTAATGATGCCCAAATTTCAGCCAATACGGTACAGCATTTTATCCGCTCCCTACGGGTGGCGCATTGGCTGGGGGCAGACCGGATTGTTTTTCATATGGGCGGTTGTGGTAAGGAATCGCGGGAGACAGCGCTGGAAAAAGCGAAAACCTCGTTTGCTGCGGTGTTGAATGAGGTAGAGAAGGAAGGGTTGAGCGGCATATATTTGGCCCCGGAAACCATGGGCAAACAGAACCAACTGGGAAATCTGGAGGAGGTTCTGGCTCTTTGCCGGATGTCGCCCTGGGTCATTCCGGCTGTTGATTTCGGACATCTTCATGCCGTCAGTGCCGGTGGATATACCCGCAAGGAAGAATACGCGGCGGTTTTTGACCGGATTAGCGAAGAATTAGGTGCTGAAATTGCTAAGCATCTGCATATTCATTTTAGCAAGATTGAATTTACCAAAGCGGGAGAAAAAAGACACTGGACCTTTGCCGATCCTTTCGGACCACCGCATGAGCCGCTATTGGAGCTATGCGCCGAGCGGGGTTATACACCGCGGATTATTTGTGAATCAGCCGGCACACAGGCGGCTGATGCCAGGCAAATGCAGGAAATGTATTTCCGGTTGTTGGGCCTAGGGAACCGCTGA
- the trmL gene encoding tRNA (uridine(34)/cytosine(34)/5-carboxymethylaminomethyluridine(34)-2'-O)-methyltransferase TrmL gives MHIVLVEPEIPGNTGNVARLCAATNSELHLVKPLGFSIEDRYLKRAGLDYWHLVKVHIHESFAEVAAAYAGHNFYFNTTKASKHYTEMTYQADDFLVFGKETAGLPEALLTANHENCIRIPMLNEARSLNLSNAVAIVVYEGLRQQNFINLR, from the coding sequence ATGCATATCGTTTTAGTTGAACCAGAAATTCCCGGCAATACGGGAAATGTTGCCCGGTTATGTGCAGCGACAAACAGTGAGCTTCATTTAGTAAAACCGCTTGGTTTCTCCATAGAAGACCGTTATTTAAAGCGTGCCGGTCTGGACTATTGGCACTTGGTCAAAGTACATATTCATGAGTCTTTTGCTGAGGTGGCTGCCGCCTATGCAGGGCATAATTTTTATTTTAATACAACAAAAGCGTCGAAGCACTATACGGAAATGACCTATCAGGCCGATGATTTCTTAGTATTTGGCAAAGAAACCGCTGGCCTGCCGGAAGCTTTGTTGACGGCAAATCACGAAAATTGCATTAGGATTCCTATGTTGAATGAGGCCCGTTCTTTAAATTTATCAAACGCGGTGGCTATTGTAGTATACGAGGGTTTGCGGCAGCAAAATTTTATTAATTTAAGGTGA